The following are encoded together in the Lathyrus oleraceus cultivar Zhongwan6 chromosome 3, CAAS_Psat_ZW6_1.0, whole genome shotgun sequence genome:
- the LOC127127779 gene encoding RPM1-interacting protein 4 isoform X1 produces MSTQRSHVPKFGNWEAENDVPYTVYFDKARKTRPGTKMINPNDPEENSDLDLQNSSSADVIPPKPRVHSENISEKGSARSAQNELQKNKEDGDVKQSVNSPARQENSNNKSTDSAHRPGVGSADNRRRPSRQSTAGSEYSVERSPLHRQAKTPGRDSPSWEGKNSYESSHGTPGRSRLRSVNRGDETPDKSAAVPKFGEWDENDPASADGYTHIFDKVRKEKQDTAGNAPGTPNGRSYVIRNQPANDKAQGCCFFWGRK; encoded by the exons ATGTCAACA CAACGTTCTCATGTTCCAAAGTTTGGCAATTGGGAAGCTGAAAATGATGTTCCTTATACAGTGTATTTTGACAAAGCCCGGAAAACTCGACCTGGCACCAAAATGATCAATCCGAATGACCCTGAGGAAAATTCAGATTTAGATCTTCAAAATTCATCTTCTGCTGATGTAATTCCTCCAAAACCAAGAGTTCACTCAGAGAATATATCTGAAAAAGGATCCGCGAGATCAGCACAGAATGAGTTACAAAAGAACAAGGAGGACGGTGATGTTAAGCAATCTGTTAACTCACCGGCTCGCCAAGAAAACTCAAACAACAAGAGTACCGATTCCGCCCATCGTCCTGGAGTTGGTTCTGCTGATAACCGCAGAAGACCTTCAAGACAAAGTACTGCTGGCTCGGAGTATAGTGTCGAACGTTCACCTCTTCATCGCCAGGCTAAAACCCCAGGGAGAGATAGTCCTTCTTGGGAAGGAAAGAACTCGTATGAGAGCAGTCATGGTACACCAGGAAGATCTCGATTGAGATCTGTCAATCGAGGGGATGAAACT CCTGATAAAAGTGCTGCTGTTCCAAAGTTTGGTGAGTGGGATGAGAATGACCCTGCATCAGCTGATGGCTATACTCACATTTTCGACAAAGTGCGCAAGGAGAAACAAGACACAGCTGGAAATGCACCAGGCACACCCAACGGGAGATCGTATGTTATCCGAAACCAACCTGCAAATGACAAAGCTCAG GGTTGCTGCTTTTTCTGGGGCAGAAAATGA
- the LOC127127779 gene encoding RPM1-interacting protein 4 isoform X2 codes for MYFDKARKTRPGTKMINPNDPEENSDLDLQNSSSADVIPPKPRVHSENISEKGSARSAQNELQKNKEDGDVKQSVNSPARQENSNNKSTDSAHRPGVGSADNRRRPSRQSTAGSEYSVERSPLHRQAKTPGRDSPSWEGKNSYESSHGTPGRSRLRSVNRGDETPDKSAAVPKFGEWDENDPASADGYTHIFDKVRKEKQDTAGNAPGTPNGRSYVIRNQPANDKAQGCCFFWGRK; via the exons A TGTATTTTGACAAAGCCCGGAAAACTCGACCTGGCACCAAAATGATCAATCCGAATGACCCTGAGGAAAATTCAGATTTAGATCTTCAAAATTCATCTTCTGCTGATGTAATTCCTCCAAAACCAAGAGTTCACTCAGAGAATATATCTGAAAAAGGATCCGCGAGATCAGCACAGAATGAGTTACAAAAGAACAAGGAGGACGGTGATGTTAAGCAATCTGTTAACTCACCGGCTCGCCAAGAAAACTCAAACAACAAGAGTACCGATTCCGCCCATCGTCCTGGAGTTGGTTCTGCTGATAACCGCAGAAGACCTTCAAGACAAAGTACTGCTGGCTCGGAGTATAGTGTCGAACGTTCACCTCTTCATCGCCAGGCTAAAACCCCAGGGAGAGATAGTCCTTCTTGGGAAGGAAAGAACTCGTATGAGAGCAGTCATGGTACACCAGGAAGATCTCGATTGAGATCTGTCAATCGAGGGGATGAAACT CCTGATAAAAGTGCTGCTGTTCCAAAGTTTGGTGAGTGGGATGAGAATGACCCTGCATCAGCTGATGGCTATACTCACATTTTCGACAAAGTGCGCAAGGAGAAACAAGACACAGCTGGAAATGCACCAGGCACACCCAACGGGAGATCGTATGTTATCCGAAACCAACCTGCAAATGACAAAGCTCAG GGTTGCTGCTTTTTCTGGGGCAGAAAATGA
- the LOC127127778 gene encoding uncharacterized protein LOC127127778, producing the protein MVREHRVDSFYAKLRQSAHSSSSSSSPVLIFPSTSDVDSLCALKIIFRILESDSIQYACYPVSSFREIHSYATSTQNDGPISVVLINWGCHKDLRKILKLGPNARIFVIDSHRPIHLHNLSDQNDAVVVLFTQEDEKQADLAYDFEFPLTALANASTTIDSDSESDSESDSDSDSDSESDSDGTRNKRKRKRDSEDGENEQVEKDEEENQDAVRLYRKRKKEYYGLGTFHGKPSGCLMYELAHFLRKNTDELLWLACVALTDQFVHERLSDERYSDGVMELEQYINSSGNLDAVNSVTLKDGTKIRAPNSSRIAYEDEPKLMLLQEWNLFDSMLCSSYIATKLKTWSDNGMKKLKLLLARMGFALTDCQQKFQYMNVEVKRKMKREFEKFLPEYGLTDFYYRGFLRIHGYSSRVSAADVVYGVTALLESFVNSDGSCASMQFNVAFDALSMNNVDKLKAGMQQAIKVQRSILRQGSLAIMKSGCIRSGRKFRWVKLEDSTDSKLLGYPQALTKFCYFLMDALREKGARMKPLICACVSQDPNKVLIVGVCGRPRLAAAQGNAFGVAFRSAAEDVQSEFFHELFESSWIVLESKFLNSFMVKLTEKL; encoded by the coding sequence ATGGTGAGAGAACACCGAGTCGACTCGTTCTACGCCAAACTCCGCCAATCGGCACACTCCTCATCCTCCTCCTCCTCCCCCGTTCTCATCTTCCCTTCAACCTCCGATGTCGATTCTCTCTGCGCACTCAAAATCATTTTCCGAATCCTCGAATCTGATTCCATTCAATACGCCTGTTATCCAGTTTCTTCCTTCCGCGAGATTCACAGTTACGCAACTTCAACCCAAAACGACGGCCCCATATCCGTCGTTTTAATCAACTGGGGCTGTCACAAGGATCTTCGGAAAATCTTAAAGCTAGGTCCAAACGCTCGTATCTTTGTAATTGATAGTCACCGTCCGATTCATCTTCATAATCTCAGTGACCAAAACGACGCTGTCGTTGTTCTCTTTACTCAAGAGGATGAGAAACAAGCAGATCTGGCTTATGATTTTGAGTTTCCTCTCACTGCTTTAGCTAATGCTTCGACAACGATTGATTCTGATTCGGAGTCTGATTCCGAGTCCGACTCTGATTCAGATTCAGATTCCGAGTCTGATTCCGATGGGACgagaaataaaagaaaaagaaagagggATTCGGAAGACGGAGAAAACGAACAAGTggaaaaagatgaagaagaaaatcAAGATGCGGTTAGGCTGTATAGAAAGAGGAAGAAAGAGTATTATGGATTGGGGACATTTCATGGGAAGCCTTCTGGTTGTTTGATGTATGAGCTTGCTCATTTTCTGAGGAAGAATACGGATGAGTTGCTTTGGTTAGCTTGTGTTGCGTTAACGGATCAATTCGTTCATGAGAGGCTGAGTGATGAGAGGTATAGTGATGGTGTTATGGAGTTGGAGCAGTATATAAACAGTTCTGGTAATTTGGATGCTGTTAATTCTGTTACGCTTAAGGATGGGACGAAAATTAGGGCGCCGAATTCGTCGCGAATTGCTTATGAGGATGAACCAAAGCTTATGCTGTTGCAGGAGTGGAATTTGTTTGATTCGATGCTTTGTAGTTCGTATATTGCTACGAAGTTGAAGACTTGGAGTGATAATGGGATGAAAAAGTTGAAGCTTTTGTTGGCGAGGATGGGATTTGCGCTTACTGATTGTCAGCAGAAGTTTCAGTATATGAATGTTGAGGTGAAGAGAAAGATGAAACGTGAGTTTGAGAAATTTTTACCTGAGTATGGACTTACTGATTTTTATTACCGGGGATTTTTGCGGATCCATGGTTATAGTTCAAGAGTTTCTGCTGCTGATGTTGTTTATGGTGTTACTGCGCTGTTGGAATCGTTTGTGAATTCAGATGGATCTTGTGCTTCCATGCAATTTAATGTGGCGTTTGATGCTCTTTCTATGAACAACGTTGATAAACTCAAAGCTGGGATGCAACAAGCTATTAAGGTTCAGAGATCGATTTTGAGGCAGGGAAGTCTTGCGATTATGAAAAGCGGTTGCATTAGAAGTGGAAGGAAGTTTCGATGGGTGAAGCTTGAGGATTCAACTGATTCTAAATTGTTGGGGTACCCTCAAGCTTTGACAAAGTTTTGTTATTTTCTAATGGATGCTTTGAGAGAAAAGGGTGCAAGGATGAAGCCTTTGATTTGTGCTTGTGTGTCTCAGGATCCAAATAAAGTTCTTATTGTTGGGGTTTGTGGGAGGCCTCGTTTGGCTGCTGCTCAAGGGAATGCATTTGGGGTTGCGTTTAGAAGTGCGGCCGAGGACGTTCAAAGTGAGTTTTTCCACGAGTTGTTTGAGTCATCTTGGATTGTGTTAGAATCTAAATTTCTTAATTCTTTCATGGTTAAGTTAACTGAGAAACTTTGA